One window of Saccharomyces kudriavzevii IFO 1802 strain IFO1802 genome assembly, chromosome: 10 genomic DNA carries:
- the PHS1 gene encoding enoyl-CoA hydratase PHS1 (similar to Saccharomyces cerevisiae PHS1 (YJL097W); ancestral locus Anc_1.269) has product MAKKLSSPLSFLPLYNLFSAVGWSYLLYLVIFLYPKIGQPSFFYHTKNIATLIQCGATIEIVNSLLGIVRSPLLTTVAQVSSRLLVVLGIFQLLPNTSGVQSIVYITLLLAWSITEIVRYLYYFFTLVFENGAPKILILLRYNLFWVLYPTGVASELRIIYCALNVAEAQYSLLYKKILVAAMLAYIPGFPMLFLHMVTQRRKVMKSLKSAFGKKLI; this is encoded by the coding sequence atggcaaaaaaacTTTCATCTCCGTTATCCTTTCTACCGCTCTATAATTTGTTTTCTGCGGTCGGCTGGTCTTATTTGCTCTACTTGGTCATTTTTCTCTATCCGAAGATTGGCCAGCCATCATTCTTCTACCACACTAAGAACATCGCTACCCTCATCCAATGCGGTGCTACAATTGAGATCGTAAACTCATTGTTGGGAATCGTACGCTCCCCATTGCTGACCACTGTTGCCCAGGTGTCTTCAAGATTATTAGTTGTCTTGGGTATCTTTCAATTATTGCCAAATACCAGCGGAGTTCAATCAATTGTTTACATAACATTACTATTGGCATGGTCTATAACCGAGATTGTAAGATACTTATACTATTTTTTCACGTTAGTGTTTGAAAATGGCGCGCCAAAAATCTTAATCCTATTGAGATATAATTTATTCTGGGTCCTATATCCTACAGGTGTTGCCAGCGAATTACGCATTATTTATTGCGCTCTGAATGTAGCCGAAGCTCAGTATTCCTTGctttacaagaaaatattgGTGGCTGCCATGCTAGCGTATATTCCGGGCTTTCCAATGTTATTCTTACATATGGTAACacaaagaaggaaagtCATGAAAAGTTTGAAATCTGCATTCGGGAAGAAACTTATCTGA
- the MRPL49 gene encoding mitochondrial 54S ribosomal protein bL21m (similar to Saccharomyces cerevisiae MRPL49 (YJL096W); ancestral locus Anc_1.270), with translation MLQLKFLWPVARMTPICRPFANYSLRTLATTSSISNTRTKVRNLDTTPLKLSNELYAVFRIHNRPYLVTKGDRVILPFKLKQAEVGDVLNMTDVTTLGSRNYKLVDSPIEAGLYTLKATVVGKTKRAFQSREVTKRRNRRVRHANSKGDLTILRISELSVN, from the coding sequence ATGCTACAATTGAAGTTTTTATGGCCAGTGGCCAGAATGACGCCTATTTGTAGGCCATTTGCCAATTATTCACTCAGAACTTTGGCCACAACTTCAAGCATTAGTAACACGAGGACCAAGGTCCGTAATCTGGACACGACACCACTAAAGTTGTCAAATGAATTATATGCAGTTTTCAGAATTCATAACCGCCCATATTTGGTAACGAAGGGCGACCGAGTTATTCTTCCGTTCAAGTTGAAACAAGCGGAAGTGGGTGATGTGTTAAACATGACGGATGTGACAACTTTAGGATCCCGCAACTATAAGCTTGTCGACTCTCCCATTGAGGCTGGTCTATATACTTTGAAAGCAACCGTCGTAGGGAAGACCAAAAGGGCTTTTCAGAGCAGGGAGGTAACGAAGAGAAGAAACAGACGAGTACGTCATGCTAACAGCAAAGGTGATTTGACAATTTTAAGGATATCAGAGCTGAGCGTAAACTGA